In Sphingomonas sp. SUN019, one genomic interval encodes:
- a CDS encoding sulfotransferase domain-containing protein, whose product MTGVRLPSFIVIGAAKAATTWIAHQLRSRPDVFMPGPEPHFFSRDHGKVARYAQWFGGAQADQMVGEKSADYLADPDAAQRMADLLPTVRLVAQLRDPVARAYSDYRMLFRRGQVGNDIAAYLDRARTTMPRFLDDGLYAQHLERWFDHFPREQIKIILHDDISVAPESVAADVADFLGLPRLPLADAQRRVNDGAAAVLPLALRRLPQPLKKLAAPLRGKRAFDQVRGLFARPVVYPALPDDVRRRVEDFYRDDIVRLEQMIDRDLSHWKARQRSVAA is encoded by the coding sequence ATGACGGGCGTTCGGTTACCCAGCTTCATCGTCATCGGCGCGGCGAAAGCGGCGACGACATGGATCGCGCATCAGTTGCGATCGCGTCCCGACGTGTTCATGCCCGGCCCCGAGCCGCATTTCTTCAGCCGCGACCACGGCAAGGTGGCGCGATACGCGCAGTGGTTCGGCGGCGCGCAGGCGGATCAGATGGTGGGTGAGAAATCGGCCGACTATCTTGCCGATCCCGACGCCGCTCAGCGGATGGCGGACCTGCTGCCGACGGTCAGGCTGGTCGCGCAACTGCGCGATCCGGTGGCGCGCGCCTATTCGGATTATCGCATGCTGTTCCGGCGCGGGCAGGTGGGGAATGATATCGCCGCCTATCTCGACCGGGCGCGCACGACGATGCCGCGATTTCTGGACGACGGGCTTTACGCGCAGCATCTGGAGCGCTGGTTCGATCATTTCCCGCGCGAGCAGATCAAGATCATCCTGCACGACGACATCAGCGTCGCGCCCGAAAGCGTCGCGGCGGACGTCGCCGATTTCCTGGGGCTGCCGCGCCTGCCGCTGGCCGATGCGCAGCGCCGCGTGAACGACGGCGCGGCGGCGGTGCTGCCGCTCGCGCTGCGTCGGTTGCCGCAACCGCTGAAGAAGCTGGCGGCGCCGTTGCGCGGCAAACGTGCGTTCGACCAGGTCCGGGGCCTGTTTGCGCGGCCGGTGGTCTATCCGGCGCTGCCAGACGACGTGCGCCGCCGGGTCGAGGATTTCTACCGCGACGATATCGTGCGGCTCGAACAGATGATCGACCGCGATCTCAGCCACTGGAAAGCGCGCCAGCGATCGGTGGCGGCGTGA
- a CDS encoding polysaccharide biosynthesis/export family protein, translated as MHRRCALAALLLPAPLLLSACSSGLGDLPPIESSGPAVYRLGPGDEIRLAVFGFDQMSNSYTISDDGTISLPLLSSVKATGRTPPELETAIAGILRERQLAPNASVSVQVMKYRPIYILGEVQKPGQYPYVPGMTVTTAVAIAGGYTFRANQKAASVRRVTPAGGTQRRAGPNATILPGDTIRVPEAWF; from the coding sequence ATGCATCGTCGATGCGCGCTGGCCGCGTTGCTGCTGCCGGCTCCGCTGCTTTTGTCCGCGTGTTCGAGCGGCCTGGGTGACCTGCCGCCGATCGAAAGCAGCGGTCCTGCGGTCTATCGGTTGGGGCCGGGCGACGAAATCCGGCTGGCGGTGTTCGGCTTCGACCAGATGAGCAACAGCTACACCATCAGCGACGACGGCACGATATCGCTGCCGCTGCTGAGTTCGGTCAAGGCGACCGGTCGTACGCCGCCCGAGTTGGAAACCGCCATCGCGGGCATCCTGCGCGAGCGGCAACTGGCCCCCAACGCCAGCGTCAGCGTGCAGGTAATGAAATACCGGCCGATCTATATCCTGGGCGAGGTGCAGAAGCCGGGGCAATATCCCTATGTGCCGGGCATGACCGTGACCACCGCGGTAGCGATCGCCGGGGGGTACACGTTCCGCGCGAACCAGAAGGCGGCGTCGGTGCGCCGCGTCACTCCTGCAGGAGGCACGCAGCGCCGCGCGGGTCCGAACGCCACGATCCTGCCTGGCGATACGATCCGGGTGCCCGAAGCATGGTTCTGA
- a CDS encoding O-antigen ligase family protein: MPFLLYLSRVRAIPTVITYAGLVVLGTALLLSGSFTGFTSAVAALLLFTIVAGGSHAFRMVAVIAAALGVAFAMGLTLPSVFQARVAGAFEAGDINQAGTFAGRWELIKEAWGIVNNTTWVGLGVDRYRVVSADQAPVHNMYLLIWAEGGVIALLGWLAMMLAPLVAALRAMRHDRAAAALGLAVLLAFFAFTLASPHLYARSFIVPLLLSMGISLSAGVQHRLTDQRADRSERITTFGSEVRRKNTSRRGAKGVA; the protein is encoded by the coding sequence ATGCCGTTCCTGCTGTATCTGTCGCGCGTCCGCGCCATCCCGACCGTGATCACGTACGCCGGACTGGTGGTGCTGGGGACTGCGCTGCTGCTGTCGGGATCGTTCACCGGGTTCACCAGCGCGGTCGCGGCGCTGCTGCTGTTCACCATCGTCGCCGGCGGATCGCACGCTTTTCGCATGGTCGCGGTGATCGCGGCGGCGCTCGGCGTGGCGTTCGCGATGGGATTGACGCTGCCGTCGGTGTTCCAGGCCCGCGTCGCTGGCGCATTCGAGGCGGGCGACATCAATCAGGCGGGCACGTTCGCGGGCCGTTGGGAATTGATCAAGGAAGCATGGGGCATCGTGAACAACACGACCTGGGTCGGGCTGGGGGTCGACCGGTATCGGGTGGTCTCCGCGGACCAGGCCCCGGTTCACAACATGTACCTGCTGATCTGGGCCGAGGGCGGGGTGATCGCGCTGCTCGGCTGGCTGGCGATGATGCTGGCACCTTTGGTGGCGGCGCTGCGCGCGATGCGTCACGACCGCGCCGCCGCGGCGCTGGGGCTGGCGGTCCTGCTCGCGTTTTTCGCCTTCACGCTGGCGTCGCCGCATCTGTATGCGCGCAGTTTCATCGTGCCGTTGCTGTTGTCGATGGGCATCTCGCTGTCGGCCGGCGTGCAGCATAGGCTGACCGATCAACGCGCGGACCGATCCGAACGGATTACCACCTTCGGGAGTGAGGTACGTCGAAAGAACACCTCCCGACGGGGCGCGAAAGGCGTAGCTTGA